The Ignavibacteria bacterium genomic interval ATCGGCGCACCAAGCGGATGTTCCGGCGTGCATAATGTTCCGAATACTGAACATTCCTTCGGTTTTTTAATACCTTGCAAAACTAATCCTGCGATGCAATGTTCACTTTCTTGCACAACAATATTTTCGAGTTCAAATATTTTTTCTGCGTCGAACATTTCATATTCTTTTTTCAATCCTAATCCACTGGAAGGAATTTCACCAATGCCGCGCCACTTGCGATGAACAATTTCAAAAACTTCGCGAACTAATTCCTGCGCCGGAATATTTCCTGTTCTTCTCACAGAACGCGCATATTGATTTTCCACTTCCGCGCGGCGTTCTTCCAATTGCTTAATGCACAAATAAATTCCTTGAAGAATATCAAGCGGTTCAAATCCCGTTACAACAATTGGAACGTGATATTTTTTTGCAAGTGGAATATATTCTTCAAATCCCATCACCGTGCATACGTGTCCCGCCGCAAGAAATCCCTGAACCGTATTCTGCGACGATGATAAAATTGCTTCCATCGCAGGAGGAACGAGCACGTGCGAAACCAGCATTGAAAAGTTAGCAACATTCTTCTTTTTCGCGTCAAACACTGCCATCGCATTTGCGGGAGCGGTTGTTTCAAACCCTACAGCAAAAAAAACTATGTACTGTGCAGGATTTTCCATTGCAATTTTTACAGCATCCATTGGCGAATACACAATGCGTACATCACCGCCATTCGCTTTCACGGAAAATAAATCCATTTTTTTTCCGGGAACACGCAGCATATCGCCGAAGGAACAAAAGATGACATCGTTTCGCGATGCGATGGTGATTGCTTTTTCTATCAATTCAACGGGAGTAACGCATACGGGACAACCGGGACCATGAACGAGAGAAATTTTTTTCGGAAGCAATTCATCAATACCGAATTTCACAATCGCGTGTGTTTGACCACCGCAAATTTCCATCAGCGACCATGCGCGCGTTGTTATGTCAAAAATTTTTTGAGAAAATTGTTTCGCGCATTTTGCGTCGCGGTATTCGTCAATGTATTTCATATATCTCGTTCATTCAGTTCTTTCAACTCATCTATTTCTTTCAAATATTCGAACACG includes:
- the hypD gene encoding hydrogenase formation protein HypD, with translation MKYIDEYRDAKCAKQFSQKIFDITTRAWSLMEICGGQTHAIVKFGIDELLPKKISLVHGPGCPVCVTPVELIEKAITIASRNDVIFCSFGDMLRVPGKKMDLFSVKANGGDVRIVYSPMDAVKIAMENPAQYIVFFAVGFETTAPANAMAVFDAKKKNVANFSMLVSHVLVPPAMEAILSSSQNTVQGFLAAGHVCTVMGFEEYIPLAKKYHVPIVVTGFEPLDILQGIYLCIKQLEERRAEVENQYARSVRRTGNIPAQELVREVFEIVHRKWRGIGEIPSSGLGLKKEYEMFDAEKIFELENIVVQESEHCIAGLVLQGIKKPKECSVFGTLCTPEHPLGAPMVSSEGACAAYFQYRRIAL